Proteins co-encoded in one Dreissena polymorpha isolate Duluth1 chromosome 12, UMN_Dpol_1.0, whole genome shotgun sequence genomic window:
- the LOC127852952 gene encoding uncharacterized protein LOC127852952 encodes MQLKPSEILYSQDSINIYFDSKSSHDGHKLGETLDDICEGNCSFESVPAITVVNQDGKWMTTNNRRLCVFKELELLGRCLTVPVNVGESIPEARRTTRNGGLSIIIRGYPEGRRYQEHENKDHYQIVPNSTRYDDSDSDDNFTHSDNSDNHDNNSDEW; translated from the exons atgcaaCTCAAACCGTCGGAAATATTGTATTCACAGGATTCGATCAATATTTACTTCGATTCGAAATCTAGCCATGATGGGCACAAACTTGGAGAAACCCTGGACGATATATGCGAGGGAAA CTGCAGCTTTGAATCAGTACCTGCAATTACCGTAGTTAACCAAGACGGAAAGTGGATGACAACGAACAACCGACGTCTTTGTGTCTTTAAGGAGCTCGAATTGCTCGGGAGGTGTCTTACTGTACCGGTCAATGTCGGAGAAAGTATTCCGGAAGCGAGGCGTACTACGAGAAACGGTGGGCTGTCGATTATTATCCGCGGATACCCAGAGGGTAGAAGGTACCAGGAACATGAAAACAAGGACCATTACCAGATTGTTCCGAACTCAACAAGGTATGATGACAGCGATTCGGATGACAACTTCACACACAGTGATAACTCCGACAACCATGACAACAACAGTGATGAATGGTGA